The following are from one region of the Veillonella nakazawae genome:
- the priA gene encoding replication restart helicase PriA, protein MRVAKVIINRPAKQLHKPLSYLMPEKFGNILPGTRVLIPLGNSREEGILIGYEELLEPPEFKLRNIVQVLDNEPWFTPEMMDTARRLNEYYLFSYGDALRLFTVNKTLKSYEAPKEEWLVVTPAFTVEQFSERKKKQRELAKYLLEVGGASKALLLAKGFSRMVIKQVSEAKGITIESRFKATKTSFDELFTEEVNIPLTDAQQAVYEPIQVVMNTHQHKTFLLHGVTGSGKTQLYLKATAKCISQDKTAIILVPEIILTDQIVRRFVETFGDEVVVFHSKLTVQQRNNNWERLRRKDSHIIIGARSAVFAPAEDIGLIVVDEEHDTSYKQEDMVRYHARNVALWRGEAHGCPVILGSATPSVTSYYKAKQGEYHLLELPHRIFEQPMPKVTIVDMKEEILHGNYSVFSDAMSSLIQKTLNEHNQMIILLNRRGYSTFVMCRDCGETIMCPHCDVAMVYHQAGEELRCHYCEHHEPIPTICPKCNSQRIKFFGSGTQKVEEELRRHFKSARIARLDQDITKNKQLAEDILHDFGTHKYDILLGTQMVSKGHDFKDVTAVGILTADSVLNIPVYSASERTFDLLTQTSGRAGRGDKPGSVVIQTYNPLNYAIIKSKAHDYVGFYNEEIQNRKALGYPPFREMIHMVVRHQNMETLEAIANRIVSDLEVHKGDTDILINGPYEASIKKVRDMYRLAIMIRGTDLSNLKEYIYNSWIFTQEGLLIDVDPV, encoded by the coding sequence ATGCGTGTCGCAAAAGTTATCATCAATAGACCTGCTAAACAACTTCATAAACCGTTAAGCTACTTAATGCCTGAAAAGTTTGGCAATATCTTACCTGGTACACGTGTACTTATTCCTTTAGGCAATAGTCGTGAAGAGGGAATTCTGATTGGTTATGAAGAATTATTAGAACCTCCTGAATTTAAATTGCGAAATATTGTTCAAGTATTAGACAATGAACCTTGGTTTACACCTGAAATGATGGATACGGCCCGTCGTTTAAATGAATATTATTTATTCTCTTATGGCGATGCATTGCGTTTATTTACAGTTAATAAAACTCTAAAATCTTATGAGGCGCCTAAGGAAGAATGGCTTGTGGTTACACCTGCTTTCACGGTAGAACAATTTAGTGAACGAAAAAAGAAACAACGGGAATTGGCTAAATATTTACTTGAAGTGGGTGGCGCATCAAAAGCATTATTATTGGCTAAAGGTTTTTCTCGAATGGTCATTAAACAAGTGAGTGAAGCTAAGGGGATTACTATTGAATCTAGATTTAAAGCTACAAAAACCTCTTTTGATGAACTATTTACAGAAGAAGTAAATATACCATTAACTGATGCACAACAAGCTGTGTATGAACCGATACAAGTGGTGATGAATACACATCAGCATAAAACCTTTTTGTTGCATGGCGTAACAGGTAGTGGAAAAACCCAATTGTACTTAAAAGCTACGGCAAAATGTATTAGCCAAGATAAAACTGCTATTATTTTGGTTCCAGAAATTATTTTGACAGATCAGATAGTGCGTCGTTTTGTAGAAACCTTTGGTGATGAAGTTGTAGTATTTCATAGTAAGTTAACAGTTCAACAACGCAATAATAACTGGGAGCGTTTACGTCGCAAGGATAGTCATATTATCATTGGTGCACGATCAGCAGTATTTGCTCCCGCAGAGGACATTGGACTTATCGTAGTAGATGAAGAGCATGATACTTCTTATAAGCAAGAGGACATGGTTCGTTACCATGCTAGAAATGTTGCATTATGGCGTGGGGAAGCACATGGTTGTCCTGTAATACTAGGTTCTGCAACACCATCTGTAACCTCCTATTACAAAGCTAAGCAAGGGGAGTATCATTTGCTTGAATTACCACATCGTATTTTTGAACAACCAATGCCAAAAGTAACTATTGTGGACATGAAGGAAGAAATTCTTCATGGCAACTATTCTGTTTTTTCTGATGCTATGAGTAGCTTGATTCAAAAAACATTGAATGAACATAACCAAATGATTATTCTATTGAATAGACGTGGTTATAGTACCTTTGTAATGTGTCGCGATTGCGGGGAAACTATTATGTGTCCTCATTGTGATGTAGCTATGGTGTATCACCAAGCAGGTGAAGAATTACGGTGCCATTACTGTGAACATCATGAACCGATTCCTACAATCTGTCCAAAGTGTAATAGTCAACGCATTAAATTCTTTGGATCAGGTACACAAAAGGTGGAGGAAGAGTTGCGACGTCATTTCAAATCGGCTCGTATTGCCCGCCTTGATCAAGACATAACTAAAAACAAACAATTAGCAGAAGATATTTTACATGATTTTGGGACTCATAAATATGATATCTTACTGGGAACACAAATGGTGTCAAAAGGTCATGACTTTAAAGATGTAACAGCTGTCGGTATTTTAACGGCTGATTCAGTTTTAAATATTCCTGTATATTCCGCATCTGAAAGAACTTTTGATTTACTTACACAGACATCTGGCAGGGCTGGTCGTGGTGATAAACCGGGCAGTGTAGTAATACAAACATATAATCCGTTAAATTATGCTATAATAAAGAGTAAGGCTCATGATTATGTAGGCTTTTACAACGAAGAAATTCAAAATCGTAAAGCATTAGGATATCCTCCGTTTAGAGAGATGATTCACATGGTAGTGCGTCATCAAAATATGGAGACCTTAGAGGCCATAGCTAATCGTATTGTAAGCGATTTAGAGGTCCATAAAGGTGATACCGATATTCTCATTAATGGACCTTATGAAGCAAGTATCAAAAAAGTACGGGATATGTATCGTTTAGCGATTATGATTCGAGGTACTGACTTATCAAATTTAAAAGAATATATATATAATTCATGGATCTTCACACAAGAAGGACTTTTGATTGATGTAGATCCTGTTTAG
- the metK gene encoding methionine adenosyltransferase: MAEKHMFFTSESVTEGHPDKIADQISDAVLDAIIEKDPTARVACETLVTTGLVHVVGEISTNTYVDIPRIVRDTVREIGYTRAKFGFDCDTCGVLVSIDEQSADIAMGVDEALESKDGNGEALDKIGAGDQGMMFGYASNETPELMPMPISLAHRLSRRLTEVRKDGTLTYLRPDGKTQVTVEYVDGKPKRIDTIVISTQHSPEVTQEQIKADLKRFVIDAALPAEFVDENTKYFINPTGRFVIGGPHGDAGLTGRKIIVDTYGGMARHGGGAFSGKDPSKVDRSAAYAARYVAKNVVAAGLADKCEVQVAYAIGVAHPVSVLVDTFGTGRIEETKIQELIKKHFDLRPAGIIEMLDLLKPHYRKTAAYGHFGRTDVDLPWERTDKAAILKAEAGL, from the coding sequence ATGGCTGAAAAACATATGTTTTTTACTTCTGAATCTGTTACTGAAGGCCATCCAGATAAAATAGCTGACCAAATTTCTGACGCTGTTTTGGATGCGATTATTGAAAAGGATCCAACTGCTCGTGTAGCTTGTGAAACTTTAGTTACTACTGGTCTAGTTCATGTAGTAGGTGAAATTTCTACTAATACATATGTAGATATTCCTCGCATCGTACGTGATACAGTTCGTGAAATTGGTTATACACGTGCAAAATTTGGCTTTGACTGCGACACTTGCGGTGTACTTGTTTCTATTGATGAACAATCTGCTGATATTGCAATGGGCGTAGATGAAGCTCTTGAATCTAAAGATGGTAATGGTGAAGCACTAGATAAAATCGGTGCTGGTGACCAAGGTATGATGTTTGGTTATGCATCTAATGAAACACCTGAACTTATGCCTATGCCTATTTCTTTGGCTCATCGTTTATCTCGTCGTCTTACAGAAGTTCGTAAAGATGGCACTTTAACATATCTTCGTCCAGATGGTAAAACTCAAGTTACTGTTGAATATGTTGATGGTAAACCAAAACGTATTGATACAATTGTTATCTCTACACAACATAGCCCTGAAGTTACGCAAGAACAAATTAAAGCAGACTTGAAACGCTTTGTTATCGATGCAGCATTGCCTGCTGAATTTGTTGATGAAAATACAAAATATTTCATTAACCCAACTGGCCGTTTCGTAATCGGTGGTCCTCATGGTGATGCTGGCTTGACTGGCCGCAAAATTATCGTAGATACTTACGGCGGTATGGCTCGTCATGGTGGCGGTGCTTTCTCTGGTAAGGATCCATCTAAGGTTGACCGCTCTGCAGCATATGCAGCTCGTTATGTAGCTAAAAATGTTGTAGCAGCAGGCCTTGCTGATAAGTGTGAAGTACAAGTTGCTTACGCTATTGGTGTTGCACATCCTGTATCCGTTTTAGTTGATACTTTTGGTACAGGTCGCATTGAGGAAACTAAAATTCAAGAACTTATTAAGAAACATTTCGACCTTCGTCCAGCAGGTATTATTGAAATGCTTGATTTGTTAAAACCTCATTATCGCAAAACTGCAGCATATGGTCACTTTGGTAGAACTGATGTAGATTTACCTTGGGAGCGTACTGACAAAGCAGCAATTTTAAAAGCTGAAGCTGGCTTATAA
- the coaBC gene encoding bifunctional phosphopantothenoylcysteine decarboxylase/phosphopantothenate--cysteine ligase CoaBC has protein sequence MRGKHIIVAVSAGIAAYKAIEVVSRLRKKGAEVKVVMTQNSTHIASPLTFGEISGHPVAIDMFEQVHQWDVEHIALATWADAYVVVPATANVIGKIYAGIADDMLTTTIMATKAPKYLCPAMNTEMYNNPITQRNLEGLRSHGYHIMEPAEGWLACGVTGVGRLPEPEAIVDWLESQMCKSNELEGITVLVTAGGTQENIDPVRYIGNRSSGKMGYAIAEQAARMGANVILVSAPTSLAVPSGVDFVPVDSALSMQNAVESKYDKVDVVIMAAAVSDFRVFHKAEQKIKKMESMTLELVKNPDILQGLGAKKNHQILVGFAAETEHVIKYGQDKVARKNLDMLVANDVSKSNAGFNVDTNEGYFLYPHKDPKEMPNMKKSELAHNIMKEVVELVKNK, from the coding sequence ATGCGAGGAAAACATATCATTGTCGCTGTATCTGCAGGTATTGCTGCGTATAAGGCAATTGAAGTAGTGAGCAGGCTTCGTAAAAAGGGTGCTGAAGTAAAGGTTGTTATGACTCAAAATTCCACTCATATAGCTTCACCTCTTACATTTGGTGAAATTAGTGGACATCCTGTAGCTATTGACATGTTTGAACAAGTACATCAATGGGATGTGGAGCATATTGCATTAGCTACATGGGCAGATGCATATGTGGTTGTTCCAGCTACGGCAAATGTAATTGGTAAAATATATGCCGGTATTGCAGATGATATGCTAACAACAACAATAATGGCTACTAAGGCTCCAAAATATCTTTGTCCTGCTATGAATACAGAAATGTATAACAATCCGATTACTCAACGTAATTTGGAAGGTTTACGTTCTCATGGCTACCATATTATGGAACCTGCGGAAGGATGGCTTGCTTGTGGGGTTACCGGTGTTGGTCGTTTACCAGAGCCTGAAGCCATTGTAGATTGGCTTGAATCACAGATGTGCAAATCTAATGAACTTGAAGGTATTACAGTGCTTGTTACAGCCGGTGGTACACAAGAGAATATTGATCCTGTTCGTTATATTGGTAATCGGTCTAGTGGAAAGATGGGGTATGCTATTGCTGAGCAAGCAGCCCGGATGGGGGCTAACGTTATTTTGGTCAGTGCACCCACATCTTTAGCCGTACCTAGTGGAGTAGATTTTGTTCCTGTTGACTCTGCTTTATCTATGCAAAATGCTGTTGAATCTAAATATGACAAGGTAGATGTGGTTATCATGGCGGCAGCGGTATCTGATTTTAGAGTCTTTCACAAGGCAGAACAAAAAATAAAGAAAATGGAGTCCATGACATTAGAACTTGTTAAAAATCCAGATATTCTACAAGGTTTAGGTGCTAAAAAGAACCATCAAATTCTTGTAGGTTTTGCAGCAGAAACTGAGCATGTTATTAAATACGGTCAAGATAAGGTTGCTAGAAAAAATTTAGATATGCTCGTAGCAAACGATGTTAGTAAATCTAATGCAGGCTTTAATGTAGATACAAATGAAGGATACTTCTTATATCCTCATAAAGATCCAAAAGAAATGCCGAATATGAAAAAATCTGAATTGGCCCATAATATTATGAAAGAAGTTGTGGAATTAGTAAAAAATAAATAA
- the rpoZ gene encoding DNA-directed RNA polymerase subunit omega — protein MMVKPPLKKLENQVDSKYTLVTLAAKRARELTDGEPCLAESTHATDKPVSLAFYEIAEGEVTYKRTKEGIK, from the coding sequence ATGATGGTAAAACCTCCATTGAAAAAATTGGAAAATCAAGTAGATAGTAAATATACTTTGGTAACATTGGCAGCTAAACGTGCTCGTGAATTAACAGATGGCGAACCATGCTTAGCTGAATCTACACATGCAACTGACAAGCCTGTTTCCTTGGCATTCTATGAAATTGCCGAAGGTGAAGTGACTTATAAACGCACTAAAGAAGGCATTAAATAA
- the gmk gene encoding guanylate kinase, giving the protein MSDRGLLIVISGPSGAGKGTICANIRKEMPNLVYSVSMTTRAPRVGEVEGVNYFFRSKQEFETLLSEDAFLEYAKVYDNYYGTPKQHVMDLLDDGKSVLLEIDIQGAMQVKERFSDAVFIYIVPPSLTELSERLHNRGTDAKEVIDKRLSLACSELALAHRYDYIVVNDDLGEASEKVASILRAESCKISRNKEQIQFIYKQYQESKEK; this is encoded by the coding sequence ATGTCAGACAGAGGATTATTAATCGTTATATCCGGGCCATCTGGCGCAGGTAAAGGTACGATTTGTGCGAATATTCGAAAAGAAATGCCTAATTTAGTATATTCCGTTTCAATGACCACACGGGCACCTCGTGTTGGTGAAGTGGAAGGGGTTAATTACTTCTTTCGCTCGAAACAAGAGTTTGAAACTCTATTAAGTGAAGATGCATTTTTAGAATATGCAAAGGTATATGATAATTACTACGGTACACCGAAGCAACATGTAATGGATTTATTGGATGATGGTAAAAGTGTACTGTTAGAAATTGATATTCAAGGTGCTATGCAAGTTAAAGAACGTTTTAGTGATGCTGTATTTATCTATATAGTACCACCGTCATTAACTGAGTTATCTGAGCGCTTACATAATCGCGGTACAGATGCGAAAGAAGTTATTGATAAACGGTTGTCATTAGCTTGTTCTGAATTGGCATTAGCCCATCGATATGACTATATAGTTGTAAATGATGATCTCGGAGAGGCATCTGAGAAGGTTGCATCTATCTTACGAGCTGAATCCTGTAAGATTAGTCGCAATAAAGAGCAAATTCAATTTATTTATAAACAGTATCAAGAGTCTAAGGAGAAGTGA
- the remA gene encoding extracellular matrix/biofilm regulator RemA, with protein sequence MSIQLLNIGFGNMVSANRVMAIISPESAPIKRMVQDARDKGLLIDATYGRKTRAVLVMDSGQIVLSAIQPETVAHRLVQYDVDEDTVES encoded by the coding sequence ATGAGTATTCAGTTATTGAATATAGGCTTTGGTAATATGGTATCTGCTAACCGTGTTATGGCTATTATTAGTCCCGAATCTGCACCGATAAAACGTATGGTTCAAGATGCGCGTGACAAGGGCCTACTCATTGATGCTACATATGGTCGTAAGACTCGTGCTGTATTAGTTATGGATAGTGGTCAAATTGTATTATCTGCAATTCAACCAGAAACCGTAGCACATCGACTTGTGCAATATGATGTAGACGAAGATACAGTAGAATCATAG
- a CDS encoding YicC/YloC family endoribonuclease, translating to MKSMTGFGSGTATKDGITCTVEIKSVNARFLDLFIRSPKQINPFESIIRGLVQDRITRGKVEVSVSIQDAGERPKTFTINSVLRKQIQELLVQEEFYDDPKKVPLQAVNSISNEWIQQQDTPIAEDVLSEIVQESTNQALDALITMRTVEGKHIEQDLLSRITTLENIIKIIDENKAGAVDAYREHIKGKIQEYLVSLEASISEDRFLQEIALLADKTDITEEIVRFTSHVVQLKNILVDENSIGRKVDFILQEMNREVNTIGSKAMDSSITEFVVQLKCELEKIREQVQNVE from the coding sequence ATGAAAAGTATGACCGGTTTTGGTTCTGGTACGGCAACCAAAGATGGCATTACCTGTACGGTAGAAATTAAGTCAGTAAATGCACGATTCTTGGATTTATTTATACGTAGTCCAAAGCAAATAAACCCGTTTGAAAGTATTATTCGTGGATTAGTACAAGATCGAATTACCCGTGGTAAAGTTGAAGTATCTGTTTCTATTCAGGATGCAGGGGAAAGACCTAAAACTTTTACTATAAATAGTGTATTGAGAAAGCAGATACAAGAATTGCTTGTTCAAGAAGAGTTTTATGATGACCCTAAAAAAGTGCCTTTACAAGCGGTCAATTCCATTTCTAATGAATGGATACAACAACAAGACACTCCGATTGCAGAAGATGTGCTTTCAGAAATAGTACAAGAATCTACAAACCAAGCACTGGATGCCTTAATAACAATGCGTACAGTAGAAGGTAAACATATTGAACAAGATTTGTTGTCTCGTATCACTACTTTAGAAAATATAATCAAGATTATTGATGAGAATAAAGCCGGCGCTGTAGATGCGTATCGTGAGCATATAAAGGGAAAAATTCAAGAATATTTAGTGTCTTTAGAGGCGAGTATAAGTGAAGATCGTTTTTTGCAGGAAATTGCTTTATTGGCTGATAAGACTGATATTACGGAAGAGATTGTCCGATTTACCTCACATGTGGTACAATTAAAAAACATACTTGTAGATGAGAATTCAATTGGTCGTAAGGTGGATTTTATTTTGCAAGAAATGAATCGTGAAGTGAATACAATTGGTTCCAAAGCTATGGATTCAAGTATTACAGAGTTTGTGGTTCAGCTAAAATGTGAGTTAGAGAAAATTAGAGAACAAGTACAGAATGTAGAGTAA
- a CDS encoding Rqc2 family fibronectin-binding protein, protein MNLDGLTMSVLAKELNERLQTGQIQKLYQIDKTTLLFKIRALNEDQSLVITVGATPAMYLSKPLQDLPKEPSSLCMFLRKHIEGSRIVKVEQINGDRIMCIQTDKLEMDGSITSTFIYVELMGKYSNCIFVQDGVILESLIHVSPLMNRERSISPKLHYELPPNANRVSLMDFDYDEIKNLLTSFGDGTVQQSIRAIFNGFGKPLLDEVLLTANLSGNEIISDLISTQVDALAKALYELKIKLNESNGLLTLINDNNKKAHATFILQNYKVLKEYSTISEALEESIHNTKSIHTADKELEKILTAAIKKEEVRHQKIKDELDDTNKMDTYKLYGDILMINAHLQVQYEPSIQLPNLLSEDGELLTIPLKPNLTIVENGQWYYKLYTKLKNRMVSGEYQLNASTTKLEYLKSILYSISLATTRESLEEIRKECMDAGIIKKSKKPLSYKLGKSNYIHLTIDEGEIFIGRNNQQNEYLTHRFAKPTDIWFHTQDIQGSHLILRLNVEPDDMILSKVAQYAAYFSKARETSKVPVDYTYIKNIKKPPGSPLGFVIFNTHQTMIVEPKKPDNYNE, encoded by the coding sequence ATGAATTTAGACGGACTTACCATGTCTGTTCTCGCTAAAGAACTAAATGAGCGATTACAAACAGGTCAAATACAAAAATTATATCAAATAGATAAAACTACATTACTATTTAAAATTCGTGCACTTAACGAAGATCAAAGCTTGGTCATCACTGTTGGTGCAACCCCCGCAATGTATCTCAGTAAACCTCTTCAAGATTTACCAAAAGAACCTAGTTCTCTATGTATGTTTCTTCGCAAACATATTGAAGGAAGCCGTATTGTAAAGGTTGAACAAATCAATGGGGACCGAATCATGTGTATCCAAACGGATAAGCTTGAAATGGATGGTTCTATTACGAGCACATTTATTTATGTAGAATTAATGGGCAAATATTCAAACTGTATTTTTGTGCAAGATGGAGTGATTTTAGAATCATTAATTCACGTATCACCTTTAATGAATCGTGAACGTTCTATAAGTCCTAAACTACACTATGAATTACCACCTAATGCTAATCGTGTAAGTTTAATGGATTTTGATTATGATGAAATCAAAAATTTACTTACCTCCTTCGGTGATGGCACTGTACAACAATCTATACGTGCCATCTTTAACGGTTTTGGTAAACCTTTGTTGGATGAAGTATTATTGACTGCAAATCTTAGCGGTAATGAGATCATAAGCGACTTAATTTCCACGCAAGTTGATGCCTTAGCTAAGGCATTATATGAGTTAAAAATTAAGCTCAATGAAAGTAATGGTTTGCTTACTTTAATTAATGATAATAATAAAAAAGCACACGCCACTTTTATCCTACAAAATTATAAAGTCCTTAAAGAATATAGTACGATTTCAGAAGCCTTAGAAGAATCGATTCATAATACAAAATCCATTCACACTGCAGATAAAGAACTAGAAAAGATCTTAACAGCAGCCATAAAAAAAGAAGAAGTTCGTCATCAAAAGATTAAAGATGAATTAGATGACACCAATAAAATGGATACATATAAACTATATGGTGATATCTTAATGATTAATGCTCACTTACAAGTTCAATATGAACCTTCTATCCAATTACCAAATCTTCTTTCTGAAGATGGAGAATTATTAACAATTCCTCTAAAGCCAAATCTTACAATTGTAGAAAATGGTCAATGGTATTATAAGCTCTATACTAAATTAAAAAATCGTATGGTCAGTGGTGAATATCAACTTAATGCTAGTACTACAAAACTTGAATATCTCAAATCAATTTTATATAGTATTTCATTAGCCACTACCCGTGAAAGCTTAGAAGAAATTCGTAAAGAATGTATGGATGCAGGCATTATTAAAAAATCGAAGAAGCCACTATCATATAAATTAGGTAAATCAAATTACATTCATTTAACCATCGATGAAGGTGAAATATTTATTGGCCGTAACAATCAACAAAATGAATATTTGACTCATCGATTTGCAAAACCAACAGATATTTGGTTCCATACACAAGATATTCAAGGTTCCCATCTCATATTAAGACTTAATGTAGAGCCTGATGATATGATTCTATCTAAAGTCGCTCAATACGCAGCCTACTTTAGTAAGGCACGTGAAACTAGCAAAGTACCTGTAGATTATACATACATTAAAAATATCAAAAAGCCACCTGGGTCTCCACTTGGTTTTGTTATTTTTAATACGCATCAAACAATGATCGTTGAGCCTAAAAAGCCTGATAATTATAATGAATAA